AATAACAACCAGGGTCAAAGTCCCCTCCAAGCTTGTACTCACCAATCAACTCACCCTTGATAGAAAGGTGTCCTGTATCCTCATCGAATATTCTTCTAACTATAGTTTTGCGTTCAGTATGCTCATCACCAATCCGACACTTGGTGAAGCCCTTAAAAGTTATGTACACAATTGCAGTTTTGGCATTGAGTAGTCTCTCATTCGGCGGCAGCATATCGTCCTTGGTTTCTATCACCGCTTCCACAATCTTCAGCTTGGACAGATCGCTCTGCACCAACAACagttgagaaacaaaaccaaaagttaTTGATTATCACCAACTCATGGTGTGTCATTGATATGCAAAAAAGAtacaattaaagaaaaagtcaaGACTTACATCTGAGATTCTCATCCTATCATGTGATACGAGTACAAGTTGCAAATATAGAGAAATCCAATCATTGTTACGCAACTCAGATTCCTTCACCTAAATGAAAAagcaataataaaaataataaaaaaacatatcagtAGTCCTGCTTATAATCGAtcatgaacaaaacaaaactgatgATGCTGTGTCTTACCCGGTAGAATCGTTTTCCATCATTGAAATCTGACGGCCACTCAGGCGATTCTTCCACTGAAAAACTCTGCGGAGCTAAGACGGACTCATTGGTGGACACAGCTatatatgcaacatgcatgatTTATCAGCAAGTGATGAGACTACCTACTTTTATAGtctacttgtatatatatagaagaagaaaaacaacaacaacaacaatgtttACTTACCTTTAGGTCTAGCAATTAGAACCGTCAAATCCATAGTGCTAAGACAGTGTTCATCAACTTGAACCTGAAAGGTTTGCTGCGAACGGCTAACTGGATCTTGTGCAAGTAAAGTTATGTAGAAAGGGGACAAATGCATCATTAACTTGTTGAATTTCATTACATCAACGAGCTTGAAGTTCGTCCCCtgagaaaaagagagcaaTTAAATGTCATGTATGTACACAAGCATTCTGTTACCACGATGGAGTTTTTTTTACCTCCAACATATTGTAGCGATGAAGCCCCGCACTAGCATAAAGCTTGACCAATACAGGATCAGGATGCCTACTATTGGGCAGATGACAGTCGTAGTGTATCAATGGAGTGCCCCCTGGTGGTGCTTGGATTCCCTCGAcatcgaaaccctaattacgaaaaaattaataataaatcacttagcaagaagagaaattttcgttcaaaaaaacagaacaatcaTAGATTAAGCAGATCTATTAAAGTTAATCTTTGTGACAAATTTAAGCAACATGCAACAACAGTCGTCATCTTGAACAACCCAAAGGTAAAAATCCtctaaattaacaattaagaaaatgaaagaattaCATACATCGGATTCATCCACTCGAGCCCAGTAATCCTCCACTTCAAGGCATAACTCCTCGGCTTTATCATCCCCATACCTCATAATCACACTCATATCCATATTCTCTTCCTCCTCGCTGTGTGATTCGggaatttgttgttttcaggatttgttgagttttttACCCATGCAGGCGAAATGTCCTTTCTCTTCTATATATCCATCCGAAATTCATTTATGGGCTTTTGTTGGGCCTTGTCAACCCAAAATACAAGTTTAAAAAGaacatttattatataaataaaaggaaaattatcTAATAAATTACAGAtagtataataataaaagtattACAATCactgttttttgaaaaagtgtaTTAAATTATATCAATTGaaataagataatataatagatttataatactaaaaagaaaagaatcacatatattatttattaaaatatatcatcTTATTGTATAAGCTAGACT
This sequence is a window from Arabidopsis thaliana chromosome 1 sequence. Protein-coding genes within it:
- a CDS encoding uncharacterized protein (Protein of unknown function (DUF626); CONTAINS InterPro DOMAIN/s: Protein of unknown function DUF626, Arabidopsis thaliana (InterPro:IPR006462); BEST Arabidopsis thaliana protein match is: Protein of unknown function (DUF626) (TAIR:AT1G19060.1); Has 209 Blast hits to 208 proteins in 2 species: Archae - 0; Bacteria - 0; Metazoa - 0; Fungi - 0; Plants - 209; Viruses - 0; Other Eukaryotes - 0 (source: NCBI BLink).), with the protein product MDMSVIMRYGDDKAEELCLEVEDYWARVDESDGFDVEGIQAPPGGTPLIHYDCHLPNSRHPDPVLVKLYASAGLHRYNMLEGTNFKLVDVMKFNKLMMHLSPFYITLLAQDPVSRSQQTFQVQVDEHCLSTMDLTVLIARPKAVSTNESVLAPQSFSVEESPEWPSDFNDGKRFYRVKESELRNNDWISLYLQLVLVSHDRMRISDSDLSKLKIVEAVIETKDDMLPPNERLLNAKTAIVYITFKGFTKCRIGDEHTERKTIVRRIFDEDTGHLSIKGELIGEYKLGGDFDPGCYFNSPAILEARRICQGLPPQPF